GAGAAAATCGAAGGGCTCGCCGAGCTTCGCGAAGTCCTCGCTCGGCCATTCCGGCCACGCCGCGCCGAACAGCTCGCGCATCTCTTCCGGATAGCGCCCCAGGTAGACCGGATCGAGATAGAGGCGATTCATGTAGGCGTCGGCGAGGCGCGTGGCGTTCACGTCCTCGGGGCGCTCGCTGGCCGGCTCCTTCGGCTCGAGGTTCACGACCAGCCCGATCTTTCCGGTGCCGGCGGCGCGGCAGGCGCGCACCGCCTCGCCGTGGGCGAGCAGCAGATGGTGGGCAGCGATCGGGGCCTCGTAGAGATTGCGATGTCCCGGCGCGTTCACTCCGTAGAGATAGCCGGCGTCCACGATCACCCAGGGTTCGTTGACCGTGCACCAGAGCCCCACGCGATCGCCAAGGGTCTTGAACGCCAGCGCCGACAGCTCGCCGAACCATTTCGGAGAGTCCGGGTTGAGCCAGCCGCCGCGGTCGTCGAGCGCCGCCGGCAGGTCCCAGTGGAAGAGCGTCGCCATCGGACGGATGCCGGCTTCGAGCAGCGCGTCCACCAGCCGCGAGTAGAAGTCGAGCCCGCGCCGGTTCGCGCGCCCCGTCCCCTCGGGCAGGAGGCGCGTCCAGGCGAGGCTGAAGCGATAGGCGTCGAGGCCGAGCGCGTGCATCAGCGCCACGTCGTCCCTCCACCGGCGGTAGTGATCGCAGGCGACGTCACCGGTCCAGCCGTTGAGCGTCCGACCGGGCGTGTGCGAGAAGCGATGCCAGATCCCGGGCCCGGCGCCGTCAGCCAGGGGAGAGCCCTCGATCTGGTACGACGAGGTCGCGGCGCCCCACAGGAATCCGCGCGGGAATGGGGACCGCGCGTTCAAACGAGGCGGCCCGCGCGGCGACCACGTCCGCTCATCGCGATCCTCTCAAGATCAACGTGACCTGGTGTTCTCGGCCGTCGGCGAGATCGGGGATCCGATCGCCCGCCACCTTCCAGCCGTCCACGCGCAGCTCTTGCTTGCGCCCGCGGCGTACCGAAATCGAATACCGCGCGCCGCGAAACGCCCGCCGCATGGTGAATCCCTTCCAGCCGGGCGGGAGGCAGGGCGCGACCCGCAGGCCGTCCCAGTCGGCCCGGACGCCGAGGATCCAGTCGGAATGGATGCGGAACATCCACGTCGCCGATCCCGTGTACCACGTCCAGCCGCCCCGACCGAAATGTGGCGAATCGGGGCCGTCCACGTTGCCCGGAGTCACGTAGGGCTCGACCTCGTAGAAATCGGGGCGCATGCCGCGATGCACCGGCGAGAACGAGCGGAGCAGGCGCCAGGCCTCGGCCGCGCGCCCCAGCTTGCATTCGGCCTGCACCGCCCACAGGCCGGCGTGCGTGTACAGGCCACCGTTCTCGCGCGCTCCGGGCGCGTAGCGGGTGAGGTAGCCGATGCCGGCGTCGGGAGTGCGATAGGCGGGATAGAGCACGAGCGGCCCGTATTCGCGATAGAGATGGCGCCGCAGCGAATCGAGCAGGGCGGGCAGACGCCGCGGCGGCACGACGTCGCTCAGAATCGCCCAGGTCTGAGCGTTGATGAAGATTCGGCCCTCGTGATTCTGCTTCGAGCCGATCGGCGTCCCGTCATCACGCGTCGCGCGCACGTACCAGCGGCCATCCCAGAAATGCCGGTTCACCGCGCGCCGCATCTTGCCGGCCCCGAGTGCGTAGCGGCGCGACACCGCGGCGTCCCCGCCCGGCCGCCGCCTCTCGAGCTCGACCCAGTCCTCGAGGATCCCGATCAGGAAATGGGCGAGCCACACGCTCTCCGAGCGGCCCTTGGCGCCGATGGCGGACAGGCCGTCGTTCCAGTCGCCGGCGCCCATGCGCGGGATGCCGCGCGGCGACAGCCGCTGCCAGAACGAGTCGATCGCGCGGCGGCAATGCTCGTAGAGCGTGCCGACGTCGCGCGACGGCTTGCCGTCGTCACCCAGGAACGGCACGCGTTCGTCGAGCGATCGCCAGTCGAGCGTCTCGCGCAGGTACTGGAGCGTCAGGAACGGAAGCCACAGCAGATCGTCGTTGAGCGGCTTCTTCGCGCCCTCCTCGGTGAGCGGATGCCACCAGTGCCAGGCGGTGCCGTCGCGGAACTGATGCGCGGCGTGGAGCAGGATCTGGCGCCGCGTGCGCTCGGGCGCGAGCGGGAGCCAGACCTGGCTGTCCTGGAGCTGGTCGCGAAATCCGTAGGCGCCGCCCATCTGAAAGTAGCCGGTACGCCCGAGCAGGCGACACGAGATCGCCTGGTACTTGAGCCAGTGATTGGTGAGCAGGTCGAAGGCCGGATCCGGGGTGTGAACTTCGAGCGGCTCGAGCAGCCGCCGCCAGTGCTCGCGCGTGGCGCGGAGCGCGCGCTCGACCGAAGCCGGCGCGCGGTAGCGGCGAGCCAGCCGCCGCGCCTCGGCGAGCGACTCTCCGATGCCGAGCGTGTACGCGACCTGGCGGGTGCCGCCGGGCGGCAACGTGAGATTGACCTGCAGCGCCGCCATGCCGTCGAGCCACTTGCCGGAGGTGCGGGTGAGGCGCCCCGCCGCGACCGCTTCCGGGCGCGCGGCGCTGCCCCACTGGCCGAAGAACCCGCGCTTGTCGCTCTCCCAGCCGCTCGGGCGCTCGCTCACGGCGTGGAACGCGACGTGCGGCCATTCGACGTTCCAGGGCTGCCCACGTCCGTGCTCGGCAATGGTATTGAGCCGCTTGGTGGCGTAGAGCGCGCGGTCGGCGGCGCGGAAATCGGTCTCGATGAACAGGCGGTGGAATTCCCGGTGGGTGTCGGGCGCCGGGCCGAGGTTCCATTCCAGCGCGCTGGTGAGCGCGAGCCGCCGTCTGCGGCGCGAGCGGTTGGTTAGCGCCACGCGCCAGATCTCGAGCGTCTCCTCGGGCGGGACGAAGATCGTGAGCTCGGCGCGGACGCCATGGATTTCGGATGTGAAGGTGCTGTAGCCGAGACCGTGCCGGCACTCGTAGAAGTCGAACCGGGGCCGCACCGGACTCCAGGCCAGCGACCACAGCTCGCCCGAATCGCGGTCGAGGCAGTAGAGCCACTTGCCCCATTCGTCGCGCACCAGGTCCTGCTCCCAGCGGGTCAGACGATTGAAGGTCGCGTGCGTCATCCACGAATAGCCGGTGCCCGATTGGGTGACGATCGTGCCGTAGCGATCCGGGCAGATGACGTTGGCCCACGGCCGCGGCGTGTCCGGACGCGTGATGACGTACTCGCGGCCGTCCGGGCTGAAATGGCCGTAGCGGGTCTCGAACAGCTTCTTCATCAGGTCTCGCGCGTCTCCCGTCGGGTCCGCGAGCGGCGGCACGCAGGTAACAAACGAAGGCGCGACATTCTAGTCGAGAGTGACGCCGGAGCACACGCCGACATCCGGCCAAGGCACGGCTCCGATGCAAGACGACCGCCTCCGTCCGGCGGAGGCGGTCGTCCGTGTGCGGTGGATACGGGGGAGCTACCGGTACAGCGTCTTCACCTTGCCCCAGGTCGTGGTCTTGGCCGGGGTGACGCCGAGATCTTCGTAGCAGATGTTCATCCAGGTGCACGCCATGCTGTACGGGTTGCCCGAGCCGTCGAGCACCGGCTGGAAGTAGCCGCCCGCATAAGCCGGGACCAACTCGCCCCACAGGCCGTGCGGCGGATCTTCCGCCATGTTGCCGGAGTCGAATGCAATCGGACCGCTCGAATACGGCGTGCCGCCGAGCACCAGGTCGTACTGGATCGTCGCCGGCGAGGCCGAGCTCAGGCCGTTCGGCAGGTAGGTGATCTGCATGTGCGCGATCTGATTGCGGACGTAGTGGATGCCGTAGGCCGCCGTGAAGCTGTAGAACGGAAGCCGCCCGCCGAAGCACGCGATTTCGCCGGTGCCGTAGTTCAGCATGAACTTGCCATCGGCGTCCGGCGACCACCATGGGGCCAGCCGCAGACCGGCCTCGCCCGGCGGGTCGTCGCCGTCGAGCACGACGTCCGCGCAGAAGCGATAGGCGCTGCAGTTCTCGAACTGCGCCTTGGTCGCGCCACCGTCGGTCGAAAAGCTCCAGGTGTGGAGATTCGCGTAGCCGAAGCACGCCAGGTTCTGGTCGTTGATGAAGATCGACGCCGGATAGAGGTTGTTGACGTTGAGCGTTGAAGTCGGGCAGTCGTTGAAGACTCGCGTCGCGATGTTGGCGCCGTTCGGATTCGGGGTCGCGCCCGGACACGAACGACCGTCGCCGGCGTACGCCGCCGAAACGATCGCAAGCGCACAGCCGACGGCGAGAAGCACGGTGGAGTAGCGGATCCGCTGCATACGTTCCTCCTAGAAGGGTGGTGTGGCGATGATGATGCGGATCGAAGTGATGACGACCAGATGCACGGCACGACTCGCGTTCCGCGAGAAGCCCGGCGGCCCGAAGCACCCAGCGCTTCCCTGCTTCATCCCGCGACGGACTCGTGACTTGTCGGAAGTCCGGGGGACGGGGGAGCTGGCGGGCGCCAACGCCCATCGCGGTACATGAAAACGATTACATGGCACCCATCTCCCGTCAAGAAAATGATTTCGAACGGGGGCCGGAGCGAGTTCGATGTCGTCGAACATCGCACGCAGCGCTAAACAAGGCTGCCCGGATCAGTGGCTGAGCTGGGGTGCGGCGGCGGCCCGGGCGAGCTCCGCCGCCCGAGTTTCGGCGGCGCGCCGCACCGGGGAGAAGCGCGCGAGCAGGGTGTAGACCACCGGGACCACCACCAGGGTGAGGAAGGTCGAGAACAGCATGCCCCCGACCACCGCCATGCCGAGCGGCTTCCGGGACTCGGCGCCGGCGCCGAGCCCGAGGGCGATCGGCAGGATGCCGAAGACGGTGGCCAGCGCCGTCATCAGGATCGGGCGCAGCCGGATGCGCGACGCGCCCACCACCGCCTCGACGATCGATTCTCCGCGCGCACGGCGCTGATTGGCGTACTCGACGATCAGGATGGCGTTCTTCGTGACCAGACCGATCAGCATGATCAGTCCGACCTGCGAAAAGATGTTGATGGTCATGCGGAATACGAACAGCGTGAGCAGCGCTCCGAACACCGCCAGCGGCACCGAGAACAGGATGGTCATCGGGTCGATGAAGCTCTCGAACTGGGCGGCCAGCACCAGGAAAATGAACGCCAGCGCGATCACGAACAGGAAGTTGAGTCCGCCGCTCGATTCGGCGTATTCGCGAGAGTCGCCGGCCAGATCGGTGTGCACGCCGGGGGGAAGCACGCGCCGCGCAATGGCGCGAAGATCGTCAAGGGCCTTGCCGATCGTGACCCCCGGCGCGAGGCTGGCGGTGATGGTGGCCGAGCGCACGCGATTGAAGTGATTGAGTTCTCGCGGCGCGACCTTTTCCTCGACCCGCACCACGCTCGAGAGCTGCACCAGCCCCCTGGGCCCGCGTACGTAGAGATCGTTGATGATGCCCGGGCTCGCGCGATCCTCGCGCGGGAGCTGCAGCATGACGTCGTACTGGTGATCGCCCCGCTTGAAGCGGGTCACCTGGCTGCCGCCGAGCAACACCTGCAGCGTGTTGCCGATGTCGGCCACCGACACGCCCAGTTCCGAGGCACGATCGCGATCGATCTGGACCTCGAGCTGCGGCTTGTTGAGCTTGAGGTCGGTGTCCATGTTCACCAGGTATCCGAGCTTCTGCGCCTCGCCCAGCATCCGGGGGACGCTGGCCGCGAGCTGTTCATAGCTCTCGGCCTGCAGTACGAAGTTCACCGGCTGACCGCCGCCGGTCGAGAGGCTCGGCGGATTGAAGGCGAACGCCAGCACCCCGGGAATCCCGAACAGGCGCGGGAACATCTGCTGCGTCAGCGCCTGCGCGGGCGGGCGCTCTCCGTAGGGCTTGAGCCCCACGAACATGAAGGCGTCGGTGACCGGCCCGAACAGCCCGACCGCGGTGAACATGCGGTCCTTGGCCGGGAGCTGGTCGTACATGCCCTCGACCACGCGCACGTAGCGATCGGTGTACTCGAGCGTCGCGCCCTCGGGCGCGCGAATCACGTTGAAGATCCAGCCGCGATCCTCGGTCGGCACCATCTCGCTCGGAAGCAGCTTGAACAAGCCGCCAATCGCGACGATCAGGAGCGCGGTCAGCCCCAGCATCAGCCGCCAGTGGGAGATGGCGAAGCGCACGCTCCACTCGTAGCTCGACGAGACGCGCGCGAACATCGCGTCGAACCAGCGGCGGAATCGCGACTCTCGCCTGGGCTTTGGACCCGCTTCGCCGGCCGGCGGCTCGGCCCCGTGCTCCCCAGCGTCCAGGAAGCGCGAGCAGAGCATGGGCGTGAGCGTGAGCGCCACGAATCCCGAGATCAGCACCGACACCGCGACCGCCACGCCGAACTCGCTGAACAGGCGGCCGACCCGGCCGCGCAGGAACGCCACCGGCACGAACACGGCCACCAGCGTGAAGGTGGTGGCGACGATCGCGAAGCCGATCTCCTTCGCGCCCTCGAGCGCCGCGCGCAGGCGCGGCTTGCCGAGCTCCATGTGGCGATGGATGTTCTCGAGCATGACGATCGCGTCGTCCACCACCAGACCGATCGCCAACACCAGCGCCAGCAGCGTCAGGATGTTGATGCTGTAGCCGAGGAAGTAGGTCACGGTGAAGGTGCCGATGATCGAAACCGGAATCGCCACCGCCGGGATCAAGGTGGCGCGGAGCGAACCGAGGAAGAGGAAGATCACCACGAACACCAGCAGGATCGCGATGATCAGCGACAGCACCACCTCGTGAATGGAATTCTCGATGAAGGTGGCGGAGTCGTAGGCGACGTCGAGATTCATGCCGGCCGGCAGCAGCTCGCGCAACCGGGGCAGGGAGGCGCGCACCACGTCGGCGACATCGACGGTGCTGGCCTTCTGCTGCTTGACGATGCCGAGCCCAACCGCCGGCTGCCGGTTGTAGCGCGCCGCGCTGCGGTCGTCTTCGGCGCCCACCTGCACGTCGGCGACGTCGCCGAGCTTGACCACCTGGTCACCCTGCTGCGCGACGATGATCGAGGCGAACTGCTCGGGCTGGTCGAGGTCGCCGCGGGTGCGCACCGCGAATTCGCGGCCCTTGCCCTCGACGCGCCCGGCAGGGATCTCGGCGTTGCCGCCCCGCAGCGCGCGATCCACGTCGCTCACCGTGAGGCCGTAGGCGGCCAGCCGCTGAGCGTCGAGCCAGATGCGCATCGCGTACTTGCGTTCGCCGCCCACCACCACCGCCCCCACCCCTTCCAGCCGCTGCAACCGCTCGGCCAGCTCGTTCTTCGCGAAGTCCGACAACTCGAGGGTGTTGTAGCGCTCGCCGTACAGCGCGAGCCAGATGATCGGCTGCGCGTTCACGTCCTGCTTCGCGACCACCGGATCGTCGGCGGTGATCGGCAGCTGGCTGCGAACGCGCGCGACCCGGTCGCGGACGTCGTTGGCGGCCTTGTCGACGTCGCGATTGAGATTGAACTCGATGGTGATGTCCGAGCTCTGCTCGGCCGACGACGAGGTCAGCAGCTTGACGCCCTCGATCGTCGAGAGCTGCTCCTCGAGCACGTCGGTGATCTCGGTCTCGACCACCTGCGGGTTGGCGCCGCGGTAAAACGTGCTCACCGAGACGATCGGCGAATCGATGTCCGGGTATTCGCGGACCGGCAGGAACGAGTAGGAGAGCGCACCGAACAACACAATGGCGAGGCTCATTACCGTCGCCAGCACCGGGCGCTCGATCGAGACTTCGCTCAGCTTCATCGCGCCGCGCTTCCGCTCGCCGGTCCGCCGCCCGAGTCGCCCGCCGCGCCGACCGGCATGACGTGCGCGCCGTCGTAGAGCTTCTGGTGTCCGGCGCGGACCACCACCTGCCCGGCCTCGAGGCCGTGCAGGATCTCCACGCGCGCGGAATCGCGGGTGCCGAGGCGCACCGGCGCCTTGCTCACGGTGCTGTCGCGCTTCACCAGGAACACGAAGCTTTGGGTGCCCTCGGCGAACACCGCCTCATCGGGGACGACCAGCGCGCCCGGACGTTCGGCGAACGTCACCGACACGTTCGCCGACATGCCGGGACGCAGGCGTCGCTCGGGGTTGGGGAGCTTCGCCACCAGTTGAACGGTGCGCGTATCGGGATCGATCACGGGATCCACCACCGTGATGCGCCCGGGAAAATGTTGGCTCGGGAACGCCGGCGCCATCGCGTCCACCGCGATGCCCGGGCGCAGCAGCCCGGCGTAGCGCTCGGGGGCCGCGAAGGTCACTTTCATTTCGTCCACGCGCGCGAGGTCGGTGATGACTTCGCCCTCGCGCAGGTAGGCGCCGGGAGAAACCCGGCGGCGCCCGACCAGCCCCGAGAACGGAGCGCGAATCCGCGTCTTGTCGAGCCGAGCCTTGGCCAGCGCTTCGTTGGCGTCGGCGACCTTGAGCGCGGTCTTGGCGTCGTCCATCTCCTGCGGCGAGATGGCGTTCTGCTCGAGCAGCTTCTCGGAACGCTTGAAGTTCGACTCGGCCTGCTCGCGCTGGGCTTCCGCACGTTCGGCATCGGCGCGGATTTCGCGGTCGTCGAGCCGCGCGAGCTGGGTGCCCTTCTCGACCGCCTGGCCTTCGACGAAGGTCAGCTCCTCGACCACCGCGCTCAGCTCGCTCACCACCTCGATCTGCTCGTCCGAGGCGATGCCGCCGAGCGCGTGGAACTGGTCGCGGACGGTGCGCGACTGCACGGTCGCGACCTCGACCGGGGTGGGCGGCATCTGGAAGCCGGTCTTGCCGGCACCGGGGGCGCATCCGGTAAGCAGGAGACCGAAACTCAAGCCTGCCAGGGGCACTCTGCGCGGCTTTGGGATCACCTTCGCCACCATACCTTTCTATTGCACGTCTGGCCACTGGCCCGTTCGAACTTCGAGAGTTGCTCGACGCACGCGGCGAATGGGCGCCCCAGCGCGGGGCGCGCGTCCGGAGTCGGGCCACGGATTCCGGCCTGTGCGACCGCATACGCTTCAGCTCGCAAAGAAGATGCGCTGCACCAGCCAGAAGCTGCCGGCGGCGGTGACCAGCACGGAGCCCCAGACGCTCGCGCGAGCGCCGACCCGCGGCCATCGCCACCGGATTCCGGAGAGCAGCGGCGCCACCGCCAGGACGATCGTGAGCTGGCCGAGCTCGACCCCCAGATTGAACGCGAACAATGCCGTGCCGAGCGCCGCGCGCGGGAGTCCGAAATCCTCGAGCACGCTGGCGAAGCCGAATCCGTGCACCAGGCCGAATGCGAACGCGATCCAGGCACGATGGTCGCCGGAGTTCCGCGCGCGAAGATTCTCGACCCCGACCGCGACGATGCTGAGCGCGATCGCCGGCTCGATCACCCGCGAGGGTGGGTTCACCACGTGCAGCGTGGCCAGGGCCAGGGTCAGACTGTGAGCCACCGTGAACGACGTGACGATCTTCACCAGACGGCGAACGCCGCCACCGAGCAGCAGGAGACCGATGACGAACAGGACGTGATCGGGTCCGATGAAGATGTGGTGGATTCCCGCGCCGGTGAAGGTGCGTAGCACCCGCCACAGACTCTGGCGGCCGCGGGTGAAGTAGGCGGCCTCGGGATTCCCCGCGTCGAGCACCGCCTGATGAGTGAGCGCTTCGCCCTCGTAGACGTCGAGGTAGGTCTGGTGCTCGACCTCATCCGTGAACAGCGGACCGCGCACCTCGACTCGGCCGGCGCTCGCGCCGCGCGCGTGAAACGTGAACAGCAGCAGCGGTCGATCCGGAACGCGCGCGATGCCGCGATCGAAGATCGGCTCGATCGCGCGCCCGTCGAGCCGGACGTTCAGCCGAGCGCGCAGGGCGCGGACCAGCGCCTCGCGGTGCTGATTCGCG
This genomic window from Candidatus Sulfotelmatobacter sp. contains:
- a CDS encoding GH1 family beta-glucosidase, which gives rise to MNARSPFPRGFLWGAATSSYQIEGSPLADGAGPGIWHRFSHTPGRTLNGWTGDVACDHYRRWRDDVALMHALGLDAYRFSLAWTRLLPEGTGRANRRGLDFYSRLVDALLEAGIRPMATLFHWDLPAALDDRGGWLNPDSPKWFGELSALAFKTLGDRVGLWCTVNEPWVIVDAGYLYGVNAPGHRNLYEAPIAAHHLLLAHGEAVRACRAAGTGKIGLVVNLEPKEPASERPEDVNATRLADAYMNRLYLDPVYLGRYPEEMRELFGAAWPEWPSEDFAKLGEPFDFLGINWYTRALTRYEPSLAPICAARVVPAGATVMETGWEVHAPSLLTTLSWVRDRYGNPPIYVTENGGAFADPAVASGGRISDPLRLRYLREHLAVVRQAIDAGVDVRGYFVWSLLDNFEWPSGYSKRFGIVHVNFETQQRTIKDSGWFYR
- a CDS encoding glycosyl hydrolase family 65 protein gives rise to the protein MKKLFETRYGHFSPDGREYVITRPDTPRPWANVICPDRYGTIVTQSGTGYSWMTHATFNRLTRWEQDLVRDEWGKWLYCLDRDSGELWSLAWSPVRPRFDFYECRHGLGYSTFTSEIHGVRAELTIFVPPEETLEIWRVALTNRSRRRRRLALTSALEWNLGPAPDTHREFHRLFIETDFRAADRALYATKRLNTIAEHGRGQPWNVEWPHVAFHAVSERPSGWESDKRGFFGQWGSAARPEAVAAGRLTRTSGKWLDGMAALQVNLTLPPGGTRQVAYTLGIGESLAEARRLARRYRAPASVERALRATREHWRRLLEPLEVHTPDPAFDLLTNHWLKYQAISCRLLGRTGYFQMGGAYGFRDQLQDSQVWLPLAPERTRRQILLHAAHQFRDGTAWHWWHPLTEEGAKKPLNDDLLWLPFLTLQYLRETLDWRSLDERVPFLGDDGKPSRDVGTLYEHCRRAIDSFWQRLSPRGIPRMGAGDWNDGLSAIGAKGRSESVWLAHFLIGILEDWVELERRRPGGDAAVSRRYALGAGKMRRAVNRHFWDGRWYVRATRDDGTPIGSKQNHEGRIFINAQTWAILSDVVPPRRLPALLDSLRRHLYREYGPLVLYPAYRTPDAGIGYLTRYAPGARENGGLYTHAGLWAVQAECKLGRAAEAWRLLRSFSPVHRGMRPDFYEVEPYVTPGNVDGPDSPHFGRGGWTWYTGSATWMFRIHSDWILGVRADWDGLRVAPCLPPGWKGFTMRRAFRGARYSISVRRGRKQELRVDGWKVAGDRIPDLADGREHQVTLILRGSR
- a CDS encoding efflux RND transporter permease subunit, translating into MKLSEVSIERPVLATVMSLAIVLFGALSYSFLPVREYPDIDSPIVSVSTFYRGANPQVVETEITDVLEEQLSTIEGVKLLTSSSAEQSSDITIEFNLNRDVDKAANDVRDRVARVRSQLPITADDPVVAKQDVNAQPIIWLALYGERYNTLELSDFAKNELAERLQRLEGVGAVVVGGERKYAMRIWLDAQRLAAYGLTVSDVDRALRGGNAEIPAGRVEGKGREFAVRTRGDLDQPEQFASIIVAQQGDQVVKLGDVADVQVGAEDDRSAARYNRQPAVGLGIVKQQKASTVDVADVVRASLPRLRELLPAGMNLDVAYDSATFIENSIHEVVLSLIIAILLVFVVIFLFLGSLRATLIPAVAIPVSIIGTFTVTYFLGYSINILTLLALVLAIGLVVDDAIVMLENIHRHMELGKPRLRAALEGAKEIGFAIVATTFTLVAVFVPVAFLRGRVGRLFSEFGVAVAVSVLISGFVALTLTPMLCSRFLDAGEHGAEPPAGEAGPKPRRESRFRRWFDAMFARVSSSYEWSVRFAISHWRLMLGLTALLIVAIGGLFKLLPSEMVPTEDRGWIFNVIRAPEGATLEYTDRYVRVVEGMYDQLPAKDRMFTAVGLFGPVTDAFMFVGLKPYGERPPAQALTQQMFPRLFGIPGVLAFAFNPPSLSTGGGQPVNFVLQAESYEQLAASVPRMLGEAQKLGYLVNMDTDLKLNKPQLEVQIDRDRASELGVSVADIGNTLQVLLGGSQVTRFKRGDHQYDVMLQLPREDRASPGIINDLYVRGPRGLVQLSSVVRVEEKVAPRELNHFNRVRSATITASLAPGVTIGKALDDLRAIARRVLPPGVHTDLAGDSREYAESSGGLNFLFVIALAFIFLVLAAQFESFIDPMTILFSVPLAVFGALLTLFVFRMTINIFSQVGLIMLIGLVTKNAILIVEYANQRRARGESIVEAVVGASRIRLRPILMTALATVFGILPIALGLGAGAESRKPLGMAVVGGMLFSTFLTLVVVPVVYTLLARFSPVRRAAETRAAELARAAAAPQLSH
- a CDS encoding efflux RND transporter periplasmic adaptor subunit encodes the protein MSFGLLLTGCAPGAGKTGFQMPPTPVEVATVQSRTVRDQFHALGGIASDEQIEVVSELSAVVEELTFVEGQAVEKGTQLARLDDREIRADAERAEAQREQAESNFKRSEKLLEQNAISPQEMDDAKTALKVADANEALAKARLDKTRIRAPFSGLVGRRRVSPGAYLREGEVITDLARVDEMKVTFAAPERYAGLLRPGIAVDAMAPAFPSQHFPGRITVVDPVIDPDTRTVQLVAKLPNPERRLRPGMSANVSVTFAERPGALVVPDEAVFAEGTQSFVFLVKRDSTVSKAPVRLGTRDSARVEILHGLEAGQVVVRAGHQKLYDGAHVMPVGAAGDSGGGPASGSAAR
- a CDS encoding HupE/UreJ family protein; translation: MSLQRAAVAAFLALLLGAPAAVAHDQPFSALDLHLGGDSLSGRILAHVVDLGRVTAIDSPESLLDLRFANQHREALVRALRARLNVRLDGRAIEPIFDRGIARVPDRPLLLFTFHARGASAGRVEVRGPLFTDEVEHQTYLDVYEGEALTHQAVLDAGNPEAAYFTRGRQSLWRVLRTFTGAGIHHIFIGPDHVLFVIGLLLLGGGVRRLVKIVTSFTVAHSLTLALATLHVVNPPSRVIEPAIALSIVAVGVENLRARNSGDHRAWIAFAFGLVHGFGFASVLEDFGLPRAALGTALFAFNLGVELGQLTIVLAVAPLLSGIRWRWPRVGARASVWGSVLVTAAGSFWLVQRIFFAS